The nucleotide window TCGCGCCGGCGCCGTCGGACAGCATCGCCGCCAGCCTGCTGCGCGCCGTGCTGGGCACGGCGCCCTCGGCAGAGGCCGAACGGGCGATCGACGCGGCGCTGATCCTGCACGCCGACCACGAGCTGAACGCCTCGACCTTCGCCGCCCGCGTCGCCGCCGCGACGGAGACCGACCTGCACGCGGCGATCACCGCGGCCTGCGCCGTGCTCAAAGGTCCCAAGCACGGCGGCGCCAACGAGGACGTGCTGGTGATGCTGGAAGAGATCGGCGCGCCCGACCGCGCCGAGGTGTACGTGAAGCAGAAGCTCGCCTGGCGCGAGACGCTGCCGCCGGCCGAGCGCCAGATGATCAAGGCCCGCTTCTCCGGCTTCGGCCACCGCGTCTACAAGGTGGACGACCCGCGCGCCGCCCACCTGCGCCGCATGGCCGCCGTGCTGGCGGACAGCGACGCCCGCACGGCCAACTGGCTGGCGATCGCCGACCGGGTGCGCGCGATCATGGCGGCGGAGAAGGGGCTGAAGGTCAACGTCGACTTCTACTCGGCGCTGGTCTACCAGTCGCTCGGCATTCCCGTCGACCTGAACACCAGCCTCTTCGCCGTCTCGCGCATGGCGGGCTGGACGGCGCACGCGCTGGAGCAGTACGCCAACAACCGCCTGATCCGCCCCCGCGCCGAGTACACCGGCGCCCGCGGCCGCCACGTGCCGGCGGACGCCGCGCGCTGAGCGCCCCTCTCGGCGGTGGTGCACACCGCGAGACCGCCCTATTGGACGGTCTCGCGGTGTCGATGTGGCCGCGCGCTCAGAGCGAAGCGGGCCTTCGTTTACGCAACCGCATCGTCGTCGTCGATCTCGTCTTCGGCCTCTTCAGTTGGCATGCCATCTCGGGCGACAGGCTTGCCCATAACGCGCTCGATGCCCTGAATGAGCGACTCCTCTCGCGCCGCGAAAAATTCACTAAAACGGTCGGCGCGAAGCAAACCGGGATCAATCAGATGAGACCGCAGTATCTCATCCATGCGTTCGGGGCTGATTTTCGCGGTCCGTTCGAGGTGCTGCAGGTAGCTGCTTGGGGCATTCCCCCCGATCATTCGATTTGTACGCGCTGAAACTGGAGTTTTATTGACGATACTATTAAATACTGATGGACTCATTTGCTGTTTGACACACCAGTCTCGTGGAAAGATGTGATGGATATCGATCGACTCATCGTAGTATGTTTGCTGATCTATGGTGTCTCCTGTGCGGAAATCCATTCCACCTCCGCGCATCAGTAGCGCATGAATGCCCTTGTACGCAGCGCTGATTCGCATACGAACGCTGAGCAGACGAGATGCTGTGAAATTCGCGTCACGTATGGTATCCGGCTCTACTCCACCGTGGATCCACGCCAACACTTGCGGCAAATCCTTCGCGAATCGGCTCTCGATGGCGCCGCCATATAACTCGCCGAACACGCCGCACCAGTACCAGCGGGCGAGTTTGGCTTGCACACCATCGTTCTCGCCGTCCTTGCCAAGTACCGCGAACAGCGCTGCAAGTGGTGTCAGTTGTGTCCTATACGGTAAGTCTCGTGCGGTGAAGATTCGCTGTGAACGTAGGAATCTTGCAACCTGCTCGAAGGCAGCGGTGACCGACTCGGCCCACTCCTGATAATCGAGAAGCGTGAGCTTCAGTACGTCCTTGCGCTTGCAACTAATTCCCGGAGAACGCTCCGATGTTGCCTCGTCTGCCTCGGCGTTGAGCTGGCGGGCCCGCGTGGACAGCAGCGAAATGGCTTGAAGGAAGTCGGTGTTCTCAACGCTCTCCAACGCCCGGTGCCTGCGCAGCCGCTTTAGGCGTGCGTCCCAGTCGTCACGGAGGTTAAAGTCGTCGGCTGCGAATGTCGCCGTAAGCAGTTCGAATACGGTCAG belongs to Dehalococcoidia bacterium and includes:
- a CDS encoding citrate/2-methylcitrate synthase yields the protein MTTMAKAGLEDVIACTSAICEIDGVHGKLYYRGYDTDELVELSFEAVCHLLWTGELASAAQLAALRWAFADERRLPDEVIALLRGLPAATHPLTALRTAVSALGALDADGEDGSTEANLRKTRRLTVQAPLIVGAFYRLRSGKEPVAPAPSDSIAASLLRAVLGTAPSAEAERAIDAALILHADHELNASTFAARVAAATETDLHAAITAACAVLKGPKHGGANEDVLVMLEEIGAPDRAEVYVKQKLAWRETLPPAERQMIKARFSGFGHRVYKVDDPRAAHLRRMAAVLADSDARTANWLAIADRVRAIMAAEKGLKVNVDFYSALVYQSLGIPVDLNTSLFAVSRMAGWTAHALEQYANNRLIRPRAEYTGARGRHVPADAAR